The genomic stretch TTACCTGTGTACACAAAGTTATGGTTCCGATCAAGCAAAAGAGCACACAGATCACTATGAGGAAAGCCCACGTGATCTTCCTGATGGAGTGTCCCGTGAACGCTGACATTATCGTTTGTACCGACAGCGCCTGCATCAACACAATgttaaaatcaacatttttgtACCTACTTAGTATAAGTTTAGTAGCAATTGTTCAAAGACAACTCACATATCGTAATAATAAGAAACATGATTGTGGCCATAAGATTCCATAAAACATATTCAATGGCCCTTgtcgtgacttgaaactaatcgagcagCTTCGAACGCTAAGTAAATCGATCAAAGTAGACAACCTGATAACACCTAAGGCACTTTGCCCAACCCAGGAATAGACCAACAACGAGGctgttaacacattgaacgccgtggtggtcatcggtgaccgacgttagcggaggatttgcctttaacagttttctattggcagttaaaaacttaatgatatattttttaattttatattatattacaacttACCGTTGTGGTAAGTGCTAAGACGAACATCGTAAAGAATATGAGAGCGGACCAGAACTGGCTGCCGGGGATACGCGCTACGAAGTCCGACCACAGGATCATTGACGAGGACGCACCTGCGTGCAATAGGATGTAAACCTTAAAGCCGGATTCAGAACCTCCTTTTTGAAGTCTGTTATAGGTTTTATACAATCGTgctatagaatagaatattttaagttaaaaagttaactagtaagtaggtacttaagtacctaGCTAAGTAGAGGACTCAGTGCCCCTTTTCTGTGGCCACCGGGTGGTTTTAATGAAGTAAAAAAtgccacactccctagtctttctctcCAAAaagccttttgaaggtttcccccatcaaaaaaggaGCTATGTTAGTCCCTCTTCCATTACCATCCGAACAGAAATGCAATTCACTTACAAAGGCAATTCTGAGTTTATTACACGATATCCAGATACACACCTACCCAAGGCCAAAAAATGAATGTCTTACCCGGCCAAATATTAGTGGAATTCTCGTAATCTTTATACAAAGCTCCGTGCGTGGCTCCCAGTACAAGCGCGGCCGTCATACAACTGGACTTGGACACGGCAAACGCAAGCATCGCCGTGGTACCAAGCTTGTGCTGCACCTTGGGGCAGTACGAGCCCAGCATTATCAGGGACCCTTGGCACACTGTCATCTCTATCAGCGAGTATTCCATTGCTTCGCGCCATatctaaaatgtttaaagtaaaatgtattaCGTACCTACCCTATGTAAGAAAAAGTCCTACCACCTATATGTATGGTGTAGATATGGTGCTTCTCTCTTGGATATGATTCATTGGGTTGATTAAAGTAGTATTACGTTTTTCATTAGTTCTacttttggtttttcgaaaattgctTCCGAGCATGAGCATGGGGACTAACTTTTAGAAGGTATGGTaaaaggcaataggctcaccacctgttACGTACACGAGTTGATACATGGGCACTAGTGAAAATTCTGCCTCATTAAGActtgacctgtatgtatatttCCTTACCTGTAAGTTCTCAAACAGCACGCTCCAGTCGCAGTCGCTGAACATGCGGGTGGCCCCCTTGAGCTGCACCGCGCCCACACCCACGCACACCAACACGAAGTACGTCAACACGTCTTTGAACATCACCAGCTGCGAGACAAACTCGAAAAGAACACTTTATTTAAACCTACGCGAATTAAGGTACAATATGTTGTGATTTCGGTTGGAGTGTAGCCTTAGGGCACTATTGCGCAAGGatttagaaatattaataaaattttcagaaaatctatttttataggGGGTGTCATCCAGTGTCTTCTTCGCCTGGGGCGAGGCGATAGAgtgtgtcagattcttactgactcaaaaccaccccgttccgagccggagccctgttaaacccgctaggtagtccgtaccGACCgtgatttcttttaatatttacacTTAAGTACCTTTGAGAAGCTGTACATCCGTTTAAAGACTATGAAGTAGATGAGTATCCAGCATATCACGTAGTAGATCAGCAGCTCCCACACCACGTTGCCCAGACCTCCCACCAGACCATCGCGCTTCAGGTCCAACACGAAGTTACTATAATGACGTCATAGTGTCACTTGTttggtaagttatattttactAGTTTCTACATAATGCAACACCAGTATCACTGATTTAAAACAACTATTGACTAGTCTATCGCTAGCAATGATTTCCAGCCTGGATGCTGGCTGAGATTTAGACAAACGATGTCCAATCCGGATGGTGTCGAGTCAGTAACAGTCAGGCAGTGTGATTTTATGAGTTCACACAGATTTATGAACAATCCACGTTCAAAGTGCATTTTGACTATGATAGTTTGAGTACTTATAATGTTAATTAGGTAGATAAGACTTATAAGAAGTTTTTTGAAAGGCGTTAAGTATTTTGTGGTTTtggttaaaacaaacaattacaatGTTAATTGTGATAATCATCAACAAAACTACTCATCAAAGTCAAGACTAACTAAAAGAAGGACTGCGGGGGTGTTTCGCTCCCCGCTGGCAGCGGCCGGTGTCGCGCCGCGCAGGGCGGCTGGGCGTCTGCCGCGCAGTGCAGCCACGGCAGGAAGGTGTGGACCGAGTGCACCGTCAGCGCCAGGCACCACGCGCCCACCCCGCCCGTCGCCAGCGCGCTGAACACGCACGTCGATAGCATCGCGAAACCTATACCTAGGGAATTGTCAAATAAGAATTTGTTtagtaattagatttttttattaaagatgtCTTTAAGTATTGAAGGTTTGGAGGATCAACCAAAAATACTGTAATTctgtatgatttatttattgatttcggTAGTAGCAACCCCCTTTAATATTACGAGTACAACGCAGTCAAATATTTGCACTCCGTATGTTGATTtggatttcagccatgatcctctcactgcagggcaaaggcctccttacCACTTACCACTCCTGTatgtgtaaagctttttgcggccaatccttgctTGTTCATCCCTTTAGTGGGCACCGCATGTTACGATTAAAAACATCAATGAATGAATGCAAGCTTCTCTTAAATAACACCTATTTAAAATAGTCTTCCGCCTACCTCGTGACATCGGCGCTATATCCCAGCAGTTGAGCACGCTCTTCTTGGTGGCCACTCCCAGCGCGAGTTCCAGGTAGAACAGAGGATACCCGATGAAGACGCTGAATATATTGTAGAGGAAGATGAAGGGCAGCAACCTTCGGAAGTCGTGCAGGTAGGGGTGCCACCACACTTGGAAGATGCCGATACAGGCCGACACCACCAGCTGGCGGTAGCTGATGTTGTTCGTCCAGCGGTCGTATACCTGTGAGGAGTGTCGCGTGGTGATTTGGATGAGTGATTCGAAGGATTTTTagaatcggagctgcggactgcctagcgggtttaccagggttccggctagaagtgcaggagtaggaacggggtggtttttagtcagtaagagtcctcgcccaaggcgagagacgTCATTGGACGATGgtccatccttaaaaaaagacccTATAGCCAATAACTGGCGACATACTTATAAGTAATTTCTTAAGTTTTAGTGTTGGTGTTgtgagtgtccataggcggcgctgattgcttaggTACCATCGGGAGATGCTTCTGCCCATTACTTCTTGATGGCCATTTTCCTATGGTAACAAAATAGGTAGTACTATTTTAAATGCATACGTTACCAGTGAACTTTCTGTGGACTCAGAATCAATAGACTCCGTCATAGTTTTGGAACGAGTGCTCTGTAATTTAAGAAACCATATTATTCAAACCGTGaatatgaattttttttttattacaactttcgtgagacacgctacattaattattatgctatcggtttacgtaactgtttgacgaggaactttactactttcaagccatgctagaagaatagcagtgcgacaatcgccgcgttgtggatcgcggaatgctgctcatgaacatgagcctctagcatggcttgaaactagtggatatttttttatcaaatatttaattcaagcAACACTCACCGCGGTTTCACTCATTTTGAAATGGAattatatctaaataaataaattaataattgtagaaaataatatcttatgTCTGGGTTATAAACATTTGTCAAAATATACTGGCCTTGACAGCAGACAGAAGTAGTTATCAAAACTTTTTTTGAGATTTTTCTTGCCCAACACCAAAAAGTATCAATTCaacattaatttcattttgtgaACAAGTTGTGAATtgactttttttcttttttcctgTGGCGTAAACGTAGCATGTTCAACGTCCTTTGGGGCGACACGCTTGCACATAAAAATGGGTTaaaattagtaattttttttgaacAGATTCTTTTCTTCAAGTAAAATTGTGCTTGTAGTGTACTTAATATGcgggtatgtatgtatgtatgtatggggtaataaaacaaaagaccaTAATTGTTAATATAACAAATTCTATAATTCATTTAAGTCTATAATGTCTAACTATACATAGTGGATTCGTGGagctaaataaattaactaatcaCACCAAATTACGCTATTATTTGGTTTACAAACGTGATCAAACCTAGGATACAAAGTAATCACATTCttcaatgaattttattaaCCGAAGTCAATTAAAATGATGTCCGAAATACTATTGGGACGCAACACGAACTAACTAAACGTAACGTACGCTGATTTGTTACTTTATAAGCTGCCGTAATGTGATTGGCCCATTTTGTTTTACGCGTTAGGTCGCGACACGTTCCAGTTTGAAAATGAATTTCAAATAACgattaattttcaataactaGTCAAAAGAATTTAAGTTACAATACTACAACGCAATAACATCTTTCTTTtaagaacaacaatttgtcaatGCTAAAACAAACTTTACTGCTAACAATATAAGGATCATAATCAATATTAGACTAATGTGCTgctgaatataattttattaaatataaaaaatgtatttagccATTTCTAGACAATACAAGTACCATTTCTAGAAGTGaaaaatacataggtaagttattaaattctattatagtgtatacaaaaatatctttacaTTAGTTACTAATTATGTTCTTTTAGTTAATATACGGTAGTTAAATGTAcgcatccacaggcccgcatcgtacgcatcacacgcactcatagaaactcatacaactgcgtccactgatccgcatcatcagcaatgcttacatgcgatgcgtactgatgacgtcatacggatgcgtacgatgcgggcttgtggacgcttaccataaaaCAGTAGTTTTTACACCATTTTacctttaaaacaatttaaataaaatattggtataTTCATTTCGTCAAAAATAGTGTAGAAAGACGGCTGAAACAATTtcttaatcatatttataataatgtccCACtcattatagtatttttatatcatttgaCTAGTCATTGAACTTATAACAAAGCATGTTATTCCAGCTTACAATTTTCAACACGCATCGTGTCTCTGAGCAAGATAATTATTGCTATAAgtttattatcaatttaatgATAACTATATAACTCGTACGAATCAACTGTGCACTCTGCAAACGCTCAATAGTCTAACCACAGCATCCCAATGATCCcgtgcgcgcgcctcaaagagccatcagaccaccacagatggggcctagtagggcagatgcctgatccggagctgcggactagcttttaccgggattccggctcgaaaagcaggagtagaaacggggtggtttttaattagtaagagtctgacactccctctcgcctcgcccaaggcgggagaagtcattggatgatttcccccctcaaaaaaaaaaagcatccCAATGAAGTCACAGCGCGAGTTACACAGTTATTTCGTACGGGTTGCAATCGTGTACATAGTTGTatgattacattaaaataatagtcaATCATTACTACTATTATTAACAGCCCGGAGACGGGTGGCATATTACAGTAAAATGGgatgaatagggacagaagaggggtgaatatatactatgaagaatttccctatacctattcatctctcgatccctattcaccccgttttacggtacataaactTTTCGCCTTTTACGTTGTCAGTcctataatagggggtgagcctattaccttACTTCGGGAATTTTACACTTGATTACTATCTAAAAAGGATCATATTGCGATCCAGCGCTGGATACAAGAGTTATAAAGAAGATGGCAGAAGGTAATTagctataaatacataaaattgggataaaatatatttgtgattATACAAAGGCTTGCTGTAGTAAGCAAAGTACTGCTTTGCAGTTTTCTCGCAAAGTCAAGGGCGTAAAACGTATTTATATAATGCGTTTTATGCCTTAATTTGTCGCTAGGGGGCGCTAATGTAGAGTAAGATATAAGTCACCAATAGTTTAAGTTACTTTTGAGAGCTATTATTGGACTTACAGGATCATACTCGACAGTGGCGCCACTTTGTAGGAAACTTGGctgcaaaattatattattttgaaccaAGGTCATCTAAAAACGCGTTAGGTCAACGATAACATCAAAAAACAGATGGATGAGGGATGCAAAAAGCCAAGAAGTATGACAGAAATAGGGGGAGGCCTCTACCCAGTAATGGGTAAACCCGAACcgatattattaataatatcgaTTACAGCAATATTAGAGCTAAATCGATTTAtcatcatatttataataaatgtcgTAAGACATACTGAATTTACTacaaaatcacggttttctcacgtTAATTAAGAAAGGGGAGGAAAGCTCTACtcgtttcgagtcacagagggactcttcattatgagcagcgtgcgcagttGTAGACGCTAggaactagtagagcttttctccatttatttacatgagtaaaccgtgatttttgttattttcgcTTTATTACCTTGCTGCAAAATTAGCCCAATGGACgcctatattttaatacaagtacctacttaattttaaaccaatatTCAACAGCATcatgaataacaataaaacattcccATCTATAGTCTTATGTCGTAGCAATAAGGTTGGTTTTCGTTCAGACATAGAAAACCATGTGCATATTCCACACAAAAGAATTACGCGTGCATTGTGACTCCAAATACATTTTGCGTGCAATTCAATTATTTCTGTAATAATACTTGGAATTATGTTTAACATATTAATGGACAAGCATGATAATGAAGAATCGATATTTAATTTTgcctttaaacaaatatttttttaaatagcagCACGGATATAATATTAAGAATTTTATACAGCAAGTTACATGCATGTGTTGGTCAAAAGAAAAATGCGTTTGGTTTCAacaaatagaataatatttcgcgctactgtttatttaattattttatctaccTGTACAGTTATTTGTTGACCACAAACACATTATTGTTGACCAACATTATTACCTCTTCAGAATCAATAATATCGACAAAATTTGTCACTTGAAAACGctgttaatagattttcaaccttatttacAAGGGTATAagattgaaaatatattaataaagaacTTGAAGAATTCTGTCGTAATGATTTTAGCGACCAACCCAGTAACAAATTTTCACACAACACACAGTTCACTTACAAAATTagcattttcaaaaaaaaaaaaaacaattaactcggtagccttagtacgagtttgctttactgaTTGGCTggttcaaataaaccaaccaatcagagtgccgaatgcgctctcatttcgtttactttaaacgtaaagtaaactcgtactaagggtacaggagaAAGAAGTCGTTTATACTATTGTATAAGTAAAGACGGTGACAGATATTTTGGTAACTTGacagaatgaaaatgaaataactttCCAGGAACAAAATAACGTATA from Spodoptera frugiperda isolate SF20-4 chromosome 4, AGI-APGP_CSIRO_Sfru_2.0, whole genome shotgun sequence encodes the following:
- the LOC118272932 gene encoding sodium-dependent neutral amino acid transporter B(0)AT3-like isoform X1; translated protein: MSETASTRSKTMTESIDSESTESSLVYDRWTNNISYRQLVVSACIGIFQVWWHPYLHDFRRLLPFIFLYNIFSVFIGYPLFYLELALGVATKKSVLNCWDIAPMSRGIGFAMLSTCVFSALATGGVGAWCLALTVHSVHTFLPWLHCAADAQPPCAARHRPLPAGSETPPQSFFYNFVLDLKRDGLVGGLGNVVWELLIYYVICWILIYFIVFKRMYSFSKFVSQLVMFKDVLTYFVLVCVGVGAVQLKGATRMFSDCDWSVLFENLQIWREAMEYSLIEMTVCQGSLIMLGSYCPKVQHKLGTTAMLAFAVSKSSCMTAALVLGATHGALYKDYENSTNIWPGASSSMILWSDFVARIPGSQFWSALIFFTMFVLALTTTALSVQTIMSAFTGHSIRKITWAFLIVICVLFCLIGTITLCTQGGLYVVNFLINWPASKPRVPIAALIATVVTYVYGQTTFCEDVYLSVGEYPSVFMRICWALSPALMMCVFAGGVATWETSEAMAGWLLLGVAMIPIVLVMLLYAMFQCRVRNIVRDEK
- the LOC118272932 gene encoding sodium-dependent proline transporter-like isoform X2 produces the protein MSETASTRSKTMTESIDSESTESSLVYDRWTNNISYRQLVVSACIGIFQVWWHPYLHDFRRLLPFIFLYNIFSVFIGYPLFYLELALGVATKKSVLNCWDIAPMSRGIGFAMLSTCVFSALATGGVGAWCLALTVHSVHTFLPWLHCAADAQPPCAARHRPLPAGSETPPQSFFYNFVLDLKRDGLVGGLGNVVWELLIYYVICWILIYFIVFKRMYSFSKLVMFKDVLTYFVLVCVGVGAVQLKGATRMFSDCDWSVLFENLQIWREAMEYSLIEMTVCQGSLIMLGSYCPKVQHKLGTTAMLAFAVSKSSCMTAALVLGATHGALYKDYENSTNIWPGASSSMILWSDFVARIPGSQFWSALIFFTMFVLALTTTALSVQTIMSAFTGHSIRKITWAFLIVICVLFCLIGTITLCTQGGLYVVNFLINWPASKPRVPIAALIATVVTYVYGQTTFCEDVYLSVGEYPSVFMRICWALSPALMMCVFAGGVATWETSEAMAGWLLLGVAMIPIVLVMLLYAMFQCRVRNIVRDEK